One window from the genome of Nicotiana tomentosiformis chromosome 5, ASM39032v3, whole genome shotgun sequence encodes:
- the LOC138892905 gene encoding uncharacterized protein: protein MKRELRRRFLSDTYKQENYLKFNNFRQGDQTVEDYTREFEYLMIKRDTREPEEQTIARYIGGLRSVISDVIRLQPYWTFNDVRKLSINIEEQQKEPKKLYSKKNYPNQRSTSSGRGGNSKAIYRGNSSNSSSKGGEKKPQGDMTRRRCFKCQGFGHVQAVCPNRQAVMLVDEEDNSNHEDNQPTEEVNEEDEDAYVEPDEGDMLVIQRILHAEYENEESSQREALFPYEVYITWQEMVTKLGLETEVHPKPYKVGWIQYGGGMKVTKRCLVSFSIGKIYKDQIWCDLVKMDACHLLLGRPWQYDKRDFHDGYCNTYSFIIDGRKILLTPLHSKELSKKAKTVSDTLMTRS from the exons ATGAAGAGAGAACTCCGAAGACGTTTTCTTTCTGATACGTACAAACAAGAGAATTATCTTAAATTTAATAACTTTCGCCAAGGAGATCAGACCGTGGAAGACTATACTCGAGAGTTTGAATACCTCATGATTAAGCGTGATACCCGAGAACCTGAGGAACAGACTATAGCAAGATATATTGGTGGCTTAAGGAGTGTCATCTCTGATGTTATTCGCTTACAACCTTATTGGACATTCAATGATGTACGAAAGCTTTCTATCAACATCGAGGAACAACAAAAGGAGCCAAAAAAATTATACTCCAAAAAGAATTACCCCAACCAGAGGAGTACTAGTAGTGGTAGAGGTGGAAATTCCAAGGCCATTTATAGAGGTAATTCTTCTAATTCATCTTCAAAGGGTGGTGAAAAGAAACCTCAGGGGGATATGACTAGGAGAAGATGTTTTAAGTGCCAAGGTTTTGGGCATGTGCAAGCTGTTTGTCCCAACCGACAGGCTGTTATGTTGGTTGACGAAGAAGATAATTCAAATCATGAAGACAACCAGCCAACTGAGGAAGTTAATGAGGAAGATGAGGATGCCTATGTAGAACCTGATGAAGGTGATATGCTTGTTATTCAGAGGATCTTACATGCGGAATATGAAAATGAAGAATCATCGCAACGAGAGGCCCTTTTTCCATACGAGGTGTACATCACATGGCAAG AGATGGTGACTAAATTGGGTTTGGAGACTGAGGTGCACCCCAAACCTTACAAAGTCGGGTGGATACAATATGGTGGAGGTATGAAAGTCACTAAAAGATGCTTGGTCTCTTTTTCTATTGGTAAGATCTATAAAGACCAAATTTGGTGTGATTTGGTAAAGATGGATGCTTGCCATTTATTACTTGGAAGACCGTGGCAATATGATAAGCGTGATTTTCATGATGGATACTGTAACACCTATTCATTCATAATTGATGGACGTAAGATCCTTTTGACGCCATTGCACTCAAAAGAACTTTCAAAGAAGGCAAAGACTGTTTCTGATACGCTAATGACCAGATCATAG